From the Anoplopoma fimbria isolate UVic2021 breed Golden Eagle Sablefish chromosome 14, Afim_UVic_2022, whole genome shotgun sequence genome, one window contains:
- the ash2l gene encoding set1/Ash2 histone methyltransferase complex subunit ASH2 isoform X2: protein MASEAEAGSAATAEPDTGDGEATFGELPTGMDTESSNGKEAMEAAGEGSEAADALAGSGDEESGRQLGDVELQCALCMKWFTADTFAIDTATCLPFMTNYVFHCNVCHHSGNTYFLRKQANLKEMCLTALANLTWRSRTQDEHPKTMFSKDKDIIPFIDKYWECMTTRQRPGKLTWPNNIVKTMSKERDVFLVKEHPDPGSKDPEEEYPKFGLLDQDLGTIGPSYDSQKQTTAAPTAGGLNGALAPGPGKGRGAKRKQQQQQEGAAAGATKRTRSDPLFSAQRLPPHGYPLEHPFNKDGYRYILAEPDPHAPDPDKLELDCWAGKPIPGDLYRACLYERVLLALHDRAPQLKISDDRLTVTGEKGYSMVRASHGIRKGSWYFEVTVEEMPPDTAARLGWSQPLGNLQAPLGYDKFSYSWRSKKGTRFHQSIGKHYSSGYTQGDTLGFFIELPDATETAKALPDTYKDKALIKFKSYLYFEEKDYVDKAEKSLKSMSSSRMIFFKNGVSQGVAFENLFEGMYFPAISLYKSCTVSVNFGPHFRHPPKDLKYQPMSDMGSGAVIEHTLADMLFHVETDVDGRRSPPWEG from the exons ATGGCGTCGGAAGCCGAGGCGGGCAGCGCTGCTACAGCAGAACCGGACACGGGAGACGG TGAGGCTACATTTGGAGAACTTCCCACCGGCATGGATACTGAATCATCCAACGGCAAAGAGGCAATG gAAGCAGCCGGCGAGGGCTCCGAGGCTGCCGACGCTCTAGCTGGATCCGGAGACGAGGAGAGCGGGAGGCAGCTGGGAGACGTGGAGCTGCAGTGTGCGCTCTGCATGAAGTGGTTCACCGCAGACACATTTGCCATCGACACTGC GACCTGTCTTCCTTTTATGACTAACTACGTGTTTCACTGCAACGTGTGCCATCACAGCGGCAACACCTACTTCCTCAGAAAACAAGCGA acCTGAAGGAGATGTGTCTCACAGCGCTGGCAAACCTGACGTGGCGGTCCAGAACACAAGACGAACATCCAAAGACGATGTTCTCCAAAGACAAG GATATCATACCGTTCATTGACAAGTACTGGGAGTGCATGACAACCCGTCAGAGACCGGGGAAGCTCACCTGGCCCAACAACATCGTAAAAACCATG AGCAAAGAGCGAGATGTGTTCCTGGTGAAGGAACACCCCGACCCCGGCAGTAAAGACCCCGAAGAGGAGTACCCCAAGTTTGGCCTGTTGGACCAG GACCTGGGAACCATTGGACCCTCGTATGATTCACAGAAACAGACCACTGCTGCTCCCACGGCTGGAGGACTGAATG GTGCTTTGGCTCCTGGACCCGGAAAAGGACGAGGGGCCAAACgtaaacaacagcagcaacaggaggGAGCTGCAGCCGGAGCCACTAAGAGAACCAGAAG CGACCCCCTGTTCTCGGCTCAGCGCCTGCCTCCTCACGGTTACCCTCTGGAGCACCCCTTTAATAAAGACGGGTACCGCTACATCCTGGCAGAACCGGACCCTCACGCTCCGGACCCGGATAAACTGGAGCTGGACTGTTGGGCCGGCAAACCAATACCTGGTGATCTGTACAGGGCCTGTCTGTACGAGAGGGTGCTGCTGGCTCTACACGACAGAG CGCCGCAGCTGAAGATCTCTGACGACCGTCTGACGGTGACCGGCGAGAAGGGCTACTCCATGGTGCGAGCCTCCCACGGTATCCGGAAGGGCTCCTGGTACTTTGAGGTCACTGTGGAGGAAATGCCTCCAGATACGGCGGCCAGACTCGGCTGGTCTCAGCCACTCG GCAACCTGCAGGCGCCTCTGGGTTACGACAAGTTCAGCTACTCGTGGCGCAGCAAGAAGGGCACTCGGTTCCACCAGTCGATAGGGAAGCATTACTCCTCTGGTTACACTCAGGGAGACACGCTGGGCTTCTTCATAGAGCTGCCGGATGCCACGGAGACGGCCAAGGCTCTGCCGGACACGTACAAGGACAAG GCGCTAATTAAGTTCAAGAGCTACCTGTACTTTGAGGAAAAGGACTACGTcgacaaagcagagaaaagccTGAAGTCCATGAGCTCCAGCAGG atgATATTCTTTAAAAACGGCGTGAGCCAAGGTGTAGCCTTTGAAAACCTGTTTGAAGGCATGTACTTCCCCGCCATCTCTCTCTACAAGAGCTGCACG GTTTCAGTCAACTTTGGACCACATTTCAGACACCCTCCAAAAGACCTCAAGTACCAGCCG ATGAGTGACATGGGCTCTGGAGCTGTGATCGAACACACGCTGGCCGACATGTTGTTCCACGTGGAGACGGATGTAGACGGACGACGCAGCCCCCCGTGGGAAGGTTGA
- the ash2l gene encoding set1/Ash2 histone methyltransferase complex subunit ASH2 isoform X1 — MASEAEAGSAATAEPDTGDGEATFGELPTGMDTESSNGKEAMEAAGEGSEAADALAGSGDEESGRQLGDVELQCALCMKWFTADTFAIDTATCLPFMTNYVFHCNVCHHSGNTYFLRKQANLKEMCLTALANLTWRSRTQDEHPKTMFSKDKDIIPFIDKYWECMTTRQRPGKLTWPNNIVKTMSKERDVFLVKEHPDPGSKDPEEEYPKFGLLDQDLGTIGPSYDSQKQTTAAPTAGGLNGGSSFSGALAPGPGKGRGAKRKQQQQQEGAAAGATKRTRSDPLFSAQRLPPHGYPLEHPFNKDGYRYILAEPDPHAPDPDKLELDCWAGKPIPGDLYRACLYERVLLALHDRAPQLKISDDRLTVTGEKGYSMVRASHGIRKGSWYFEVTVEEMPPDTAARLGWSQPLGNLQAPLGYDKFSYSWRSKKGTRFHQSIGKHYSSGYTQGDTLGFFIELPDATETAKALPDTYKDKALIKFKSYLYFEEKDYVDKAEKSLKSMSSSRMIFFKNGVSQGVAFENLFEGMYFPAISLYKSCTVSVNFGPHFRHPPKDLKYQPMSDMGSGAVIEHTLADMLFHVETDVDGRRSPPWEG, encoded by the exons ATGGCGTCGGAAGCCGAGGCGGGCAGCGCTGCTACAGCAGAACCGGACACGGGAGACGG TGAGGCTACATTTGGAGAACTTCCCACCGGCATGGATACTGAATCATCCAACGGCAAAGAGGCAATG gAAGCAGCCGGCGAGGGCTCCGAGGCTGCCGACGCTCTAGCTGGATCCGGAGACGAGGAGAGCGGGAGGCAGCTGGGAGACGTGGAGCTGCAGTGTGCGCTCTGCATGAAGTGGTTCACCGCAGACACATTTGCCATCGACACTGC GACCTGTCTTCCTTTTATGACTAACTACGTGTTTCACTGCAACGTGTGCCATCACAGCGGCAACACCTACTTCCTCAGAAAACAAGCGA acCTGAAGGAGATGTGTCTCACAGCGCTGGCAAACCTGACGTGGCGGTCCAGAACACAAGACGAACATCCAAAGACGATGTTCTCCAAAGACAAG GATATCATACCGTTCATTGACAAGTACTGGGAGTGCATGACAACCCGTCAGAGACCGGGGAAGCTCACCTGGCCCAACAACATCGTAAAAACCATG AGCAAAGAGCGAGATGTGTTCCTGGTGAAGGAACACCCCGACCCCGGCAGTAAAGACCCCGAAGAGGAGTACCCCAAGTTTGGCCTGTTGGACCAG GACCTGGGAACCATTGGACCCTCGTATGATTCACAGAAACAGACCACTGCTGCTCCCACGGCTGGAGGACTGAATG GTGGATCTTCGTTCTCAG GTGCTTTGGCTCCTGGACCCGGAAAAGGACGAGGGGCCAAACgtaaacaacagcagcaacaggaggGAGCTGCAGCCGGAGCCACTAAGAGAACCAGAAG CGACCCCCTGTTCTCGGCTCAGCGCCTGCCTCCTCACGGTTACCCTCTGGAGCACCCCTTTAATAAAGACGGGTACCGCTACATCCTGGCAGAACCGGACCCTCACGCTCCGGACCCGGATAAACTGGAGCTGGACTGTTGGGCCGGCAAACCAATACCTGGTGATCTGTACAGGGCCTGTCTGTACGAGAGGGTGCTGCTGGCTCTACACGACAGAG CGCCGCAGCTGAAGATCTCTGACGACCGTCTGACGGTGACCGGCGAGAAGGGCTACTCCATGGTGCGAGCCTCCCACGGTATCCGGAAGGGCTCCTGGTACTTTGAGGTCACTGTGGAGGAAATGCCTCCAGATACGGCGGCCAGACTCGGCTGGTCTCAGCCACTCG GCAACCTGCAGGCGCCTCTGGGTTACGACAAGTTCAGCTACTCGTGGCGCAGCAAGAAGGGCACTCGGTTCCACCAGTCGATAGGGAAGCATTACTCCTCTGGTTACACTCAGGGAGACACGCTGGGCTTCTTCATAGAGCTGCCGGATGCCACGGAGACGGCCAAGGCTCTGCCGGACACGTACAAGGACAAG GCGCTAATTAAGTTCAAGAGCTACCTGTACTTTGAGGAAAAGGACTACGTcgacaaagcagagaaaagccTGAAGTCCATGAGCTCCAGCAGG atgATATTCTTTAAAAACGGCGTGAGCCAAGGTGTAGCCTTTGAAAACCTGTTTGAAGGCATGTACTTCCCCGCCATCTCTCTCTACAAGAGCTGCACG GTTTCAGTCAACTTTGGACCACATTTCAGACACCCTCCAAAAGACCTCAAGTACCAGCCG ATGAGTGACATGGGCTCTGGAGCTGTGATCGAACACACGCTGGCCGACATGTTGTTCCACGTGGAGACGGATGTAGACGGACGACGCAGCCCCCCGTGGGAAGGTTGA